The region TACCAAATCTAGCTGAATCTTCTCCGCCCTCACCAGTATTACTTTTTGCGCCGATAGAATTCATAGCAATAGCAAGAGTAGTGTGAGCTTCTTCGGATATAGAACCATAACTCATAGCACCAGTTGCAAAACGAGTGATTATAGACTCAACTGACTCTACTTCATCTATATCAATCTTTTCTTGTTTGTTAAACTCAAGAAGTGAACGTAAGGTTACATAAGCATCTTGAGGTTCATTTATAAGTTTTGCAAACTGTTTATAGGTGTCGTAGCTATTTGTTTTAGTAGAATTTTGTAGTAAGAAAATAGTCTCAGGAGTAAAAAGATGATTTTCTCCACGCTGACGATATGCATAGTGACCACCAACTGGTAAGTCATTTGCTTCTACGATAGCATCTGGATAAGCAATAGCATGACATATTAAAGTCTCTTCTTCAATAGTTTCTATATCTATTCCCTCAATTCTAGTTGGTGTTCCTTTGAAGTAGTTATCAATAAGATTTTGAGAAAGTCCAACAGCTTCAAATATTTGAGCTCCTGTATATGAGCGAATAGTTGAAATACCCATTTTTGACATTACTTTAAAAATACCCTTACCAATAGCATCTATGTAGTTTTGTATAGCCATCTCTTGAGTAATATCTGCATCTATGAGTTTTCTAGTACGCATATCTTCTATAGACTCAAATGCCAAGTAAGGATTTATAGCATTTGCGCCATAGCCTATTAACGTTGCAAAGTGATGAATCTCTCTTGCTTCACCTGTTTCTACAATAAGACCACAATTTGTTCTAATACCTTTAGAGATAAGATGATGATGTACGGCACTAGTAGCTAGTAAAGTAGGGATTGCAGCCTTAGTCTTACTAACACCTCTTGTTGATAATATTATAACTTCAAATCCATTCTCAACAGCATCTTGTGCTTCTTGAACTACAGCTTCAAGAGCTTCTTTCATAGAACCTTGTTTAGTTGCATCAAACAATATACTAATCTTTTTAGCACGGAAGTTAAACTCATTAACTCCGCTTAGTTTTTCAAATTGTTCATTTGTTAATATAGGAGATTGAAGCTTGATAAATCTTCTATCTTCATCAACTTCTTGAAAAAGATTTCCTTGAGGCCCTATGTATGAGATAAGTGACATAACTGACTTTTCTCTAATTGGATCTATAGGAGGATTTGTTACCTGTGCAAAAAGTTGATGAAAATAGTTATAAAGATTTATAGATGCATTTGACAAAACAGAAAGTGCAGCATCGTTACCCATAGAACCTGTAGCTTCATAAGCGGTATTTGCCATTGGTGTCAATATGACTTTTAAATCTTCTTGAGTGTAACCAAAACATTTTTGACGTTGAAGTATAGTTTCATGGTTTGGTTGTTTTACTTGAGTGTTTAGTTTTAAATCATCAAGGTTTATTTTTTGTTTTTTTATCCAATCTGAATAGTTATGAACACCAGTAATTTGAGCTTTTATCTCATCATCACTTATGATACGACCCTGTTGTAAATCTGCTAAAAACATCTTCCCAGGTTGAAGTCTTCCTTTTAAAACTATATCTTCATTGGCAAATTCTAATGCACCTTGTTCAGAAGCCATGACTAAAATATTCTCTTTTGTAAGGCAGTAACGAGAAGGTCGAAGACCATTTCTATCTAGTGTAGCGCCAACAATCTTTCCATCTGTGAATGCTACAGATGCAGGTCCATCCCAAGGTTCCATAAAAGTAGCATGATATTCATAAAAAGCACGACGAGTTTCATCCATCTCATCGTTCATCCAAGCTTCAGGAATCATCATCATCATTACGTGTGCAAGTGGACGACCTCCAAGTGTTAATAATTCTATAACATTATCAAGTACTGAAGAGTCTGAACCTTTAGCCTCATTGATAAGATAAGGGTAGATTTTTTCTAGCTCATCTTCGCTAAATAGCTTTGATTTAAGCATAGATTGACGTGCTCGCATCCAGTTTATATTTCCACGAAGAGTATTAATCTCACCATTATGAGCTATGTATCTAAATGGTTGTGCAAGTGGCCATGATGGAAAAGTATTTGTTGAAAAACGACTGTGAACTAGAGCGATAGCCGATTCATAATCACTTTCATTTAAGTCAGGAAAATACAGAGGCAACTGTTCTGTTATAAGTTGACCCTTATAAGAGATAGTTTTATGCGACATTGATGGCATATAAAAGTAGCCAGTTCCGTTTATAGATGAAGCACTAACTTGTGACTGTATATATTTTCTAATAACAAAAAGTTTACGCTCAAAGGCATCTGCATCTTCAAGGTTTGGATTTCTTTTAACTATGACTTGATGAATATAAGGCTCGACATTTTTTACACTATGACCTAGCGTTTCATTTGAAGTTGGAACTTTTCTCCAAGCTAAAAATTCTTGTCCAAGTTCTTCAATAGAGTTTTCAACTATAGTTTTACACTCTGCATAAGCCTCAGTGTCTTTTGGTAAAAAAACAACACCAACCCCATAGTGAGCAAACTCTGGTAAATCTATGCCATCTTCTTTTAAAACTCTGCGTAAAAATTTATCTGGCATCTGCGTAAGTATTCCCGCACCATCACCTGAGTTTTTCTCCGCTCCAACCGCACCACGATGTTCTAAATTTATAAGAAGTTCTATACCTTTACTTACGATATTGTGAGAAGCTTCTCCTTTTAAATGTGCAACAAATCCAACACCACAAGCGTCATGTTCAAATTCTGGATCATAAAGTCCTTCTTTTTTCGGTAAATATTCAGCTTGCAATCTCTTTCCTTTTTTTTGTGGGTAAATAAAATATTTTTAAAATAATATCTAAAGAAATATTAAATACCTATTCAGATTTTAAAGAAGGTTTTTCATCATAAATAACAATTGTTCCAGCTAAAAGATCGTGAAGTCCTCTTTTGTCATTTCTAAAAGCTACCATAATAAAACCTATTAAAAGTGATAATGTAGATGCTATATAGCCAATAGAGCGAGTAATAGCTTGGGTATTGTCTATGTCTTTGAGGGTTTTAGCATCTACTATTTTTATGTTAAGAAATTTTTTTCCAGGAGTAGCACCTCGCCATTTTTTCCAAAAAATCATTGTAACAACTAAAACAGCAACTTCAAAAAGAAGCTCCCACTTGAGCGAAGTTTGTGGTTGAGATGCTAGTGCTTTATCAGCATTTCCACTCATTGCGTAGGCGATATTTTGCTGATATTGTGAAAAATCAAACCAGTTGCCATCACTTAAAAAGTAGATAACAATGGCTATGGGGAGAGCTAAAAAAAGAGTATCTAAAAATGAAGCAACAAAGCGAACCCAAAAACCCGCATAGCTTACTTCATTCATTAGATAATCCTTGAAAACTCTAGCTCGAGAGAGCTTAGCTTTAGTGCCATAGTGGCTAACGAAAGTAAAGTGGGCTTAGCTCACTTTACGACAAAATAAGCAGAAACTTTGCTCACTTTACGACTAAACTTGATAATTCGGCGCTTCTTGAGTTATGATAACATCGTGAACATGAGACTCTTTAAGTCCAGCGCTTGTAATCTCTACAAATTCTGCTTTTTCCCAGAATGTTTGTATGTCTTTACTTCCACAATAACCCATAGATGCACGAAGTCCACCCATCATTTGATGAACGATTCCTGCAATGCTACCACGAAATGGAACACGACCTTCTATTCCCTCAGGTACTAACTTATCAGCAGCAGTTCCTTCTTGAAAATATCTATCGTTAGAGCCTTTTTGCATAGCTCCTATACTTCCCATACCACGGTATGATTTGTATTGGCGACCTTGGAACATTATAGTGTCACCTGGAGATTCTTCTGTTCC is a window of uncultured Sulfurimonas sp. DNA encoding:
- a CDS encoding RDD family protein, with protein sequence MNEVSYAGFWVRFVASFLDTLFLALPIAIVIYFLSDGNWFDFSQYQQNIAYAMSGNADKALASQPQTSLKWELLFEVAVLVVTMIFWKKWRGATPGKKFLNIKIVDAKTLKDIDNTQAITRSIGYIASTLSLLIGFIMVAFRNDKRGLHDLLAGTIVIYDEKPSLKSE
- the gltB gene encoding glutamate synthase large subunit → MQAEYLPKKEGLYDPEFEHDACGVGFVAHLKGEASHNIVSKGIELLINLEHRGAVGAEKNSGDGAGILTQMPDKFLRRVLKEDGIDLPEFAHYGVGVVFLPKDTEAYAECKTIVENSIEELGQEFLAWRKVPTSNETLGHSVKNVEPYIHQVIVKRNPNLEDADAFERKLFVIRKYIQSQVSASSINGTGYFYMPSMSHKTISYKGQLITEQLPLYFPDLNESDYESAIALVHSRFSTNTFPSWPLAQPFRYIAHNGEINTLRGNINWMRARQSMLKSKLFSEDELEKIYPYLINEAKGSDSSVLDNVIELLTLGGRPLAHVMMMMIPEAWMNDEMDETRRAFYEYHATFMEPWDGPASVAFTDGKIVGATLDRNGLRPSRYCLTKENILVMASEQGALEFANEDIVLKGRLQPGKMFLADLQQGRIISDDEIKAQITGVHNYSDWIKKQKINLDDLKLNTQVKQPNHETILQRQKCFGYTQEDLKVILTPMANTAYEATGSMGNDAALSVLSNASINLYNYFHQLFAQVTNPPIDPIREKSVMSLISYIGPQGNLFQEVDEDRRFIKLQSPILTNEQFEKLSGVNEFNFRAKKISILFDATKQGSMKEALEAVVQEAQDAVENGFEVIILSTRGVSKTKAAIPTLLATSAVHHHLISKGIRTNCGLIVETGEAREIHHFATLIGYGANAINPYLAFESIEDMRTRKLIDADITQEMAIQNYIDAIGKGIFKVMSKMGISTIRSYTGAQIFEAVGLSQNLIDNYFKGTPTRIEGIDIETIEEETLICHAIAYPDAIVEANDLPVGGHYAYRQRGENHLFTPETIFLLQNSTKTNSYDTYKQFAKLINEPQDAYVTLRSLLEFNKQEKIDIDEVESVESIITRFATGAMSYGSISEEAHTTLAIAMNSIGAKSNTGEGGEDSARFGTNKNSKIKQVASGRFGVTASYLVNSEEIQIKLAQGAKPGEGGQLPGHKVDEIIGRTRHSTPGVGLISPPPHHDIYSIEDLKQLIHDLKNANTSARINTKLVSEVGVGTIAAGVAKAHSDVVLISGFDGGTGASPQTSIKHAGLPWELGLAETHQTLIKNGLRSRIVVQTDGQLRTGRDIAIATLLGAEEWGIATSALIVEGCVMMRKCHLNTCPVGIATQDKELRAKYTGKPEHIVNYVKFMAEELREIMAELGFRTINEMVGRVDKLKAREGINHFKAKHLQLDKLLHKVHLRSDDTSYQTTKQDHALEMALDNELIKLAKNAILNQTPIKENIKLRNINRTVGTMLSAEVTRKYGEKGLSDDTIYFKATGSGGQSFGAFLTHGITFEIEGDANDYFGKGLCGGKLILYPPHNATYEANENVILGNVSFYGATSGESYIYGLAGERFCVRNSGANVVVGAIGDHGCEYMTGGRVVVLGEIGKNFAAGMSGGIAYIYDKENKLSNRINKESVDLEKIQTDADNLELKNMIENYIKYTNSKEAVKIIQNWNKEKEKFIKVMPRDYKRVLEEKAQKKEVV